The proteins below come from a single Pseudomonas sp. MYb118 genomic window:
- a CDS encoding 3-methyl-2-oxobutanoate dehydrogenase (2-methylpropanoyl-transferring) subunit alpha, with translation MTQAYEPLRLHVPEPSGRPGCKTDFSYLRLTDAGTVRKPAIDVEPADTADLARGLIRVLDDQGNALGQWAEDIPVEILRKGMRAMLKTRIYDNRMVVAQRQKKMSFYMQSLGEEAIGSAQALALNIDDMCFPTYRQQSILMAREVPLEGLICQLLSNEKDPLKGRQLPIMYSIKDAGFFTISGNLATQFVQAVGWGMASAIKGDTRIASAWIGDGATAESDFHTALTFAHVYRAPVILNVVNNQWAISTFQAIAGGEATTFAGRGVGCGIASLRVDGNDFVAVYAASRWAAERARRNLGPTMIEWVTYRAGPHSTSDDPSKYRPADDWSHFPLGDPIARLKQHMIKIGHWSEEEHSAVSAELEAEVIAAQKAAEQFGTLAGGQIPSAATMFEDVYKEMPEHLKRQRQQLGI, from the coding sequence ATGACCCAAGCGTATGAACCGCTGCGTCTGCACGTCCCCGAACCCTCGGGCCGCCCAGGCTGCAAAACCGACTTCTCCTACCTGCGCCTGACTGACGCGGGTACGGTGCGCAAACCCGCCATTGACGTTGAACCTGCCGACACCGCCGACCTGGCCCGCGGCCTGATTCGCGTGCTCGACGATCAAGGCAATGCCTTGGGCCAATGGGCCGAAGACATTCCGGTGGAGATCCTGCGCAAAGGCATGCGCGCCATGCTCAAGACGCGCATCTACGACAACCGCATGGTGGTCGCCCAGCGCCAGAAGAAAATGTCGTTCTACATGCAGAGCCTTGGCGAGGAAGCCATCGGCAGCGCCCAGGCCCTGGCGCTGAACATCGACGACATGTGCTTCCCCACCTACCGCCAGCAGAGCATCCTGATGGCCCGTGAGGTGCCGCTCGAAGGCCTGATCTGCCAGTTGCTGTCCAACGAGAAGGACCCGCTCAAGGGTCGCCAGCTGCCGATCATGTATTCGATCAAGGACGCCGGCTTCTTCACCATTTCCGGCAACCTCGCCACCCAGTTCGTCCAGGCTGTCGGCTGGGGCATGGCCTCGGCGATCAAGGGCGACACCAGGATTGCCTCGGCCTGGATCGGCGACGGCGCCACCGCCGAGTCCGACTTCCACACCGCCCTGACCTTCGCCCACGTCTACCGCGCGCCGGTGATCCTCAACGTGGTCAACAACCAGTGGGCGATTTCCACCTTCCAGGCGATTGCCGGCGGTGAAGCCACCACCTTCGCCGGACGCGGCGTCGGCTGCGGCATCGCTTCGCTGCGGGTCGATGGCAACGACTTTGTCGCGGTGTACGCCGCCTCGCGCTGGGCCGCCGAACGGGCGCGCCGCAACCTCGGCCCGACCATGATCGAATGGGTCACCTACCGCGCCGGCCCGCACTCGACCTCGGACGATCCGTCCAAGTACCGCCCGGCCGACGACTGGAGCCACTTCCCGCTGGGCGATCCGATTGCCCGCCTCAAGCAGCACATGATCAAGATCGGCCACTGGTCCGAGGAAGAACACAGCGCCGTCAGCGCCGAACTGGAAGCCGAAGTGATCGCCGCGCAGAAAGCCGCCGAACAGTTCGGCACCCTGGCGGGCGGGCAGATTCCAAGCGCCGCGACCATGTTCGAAGACGTCTACAAAGAGATGCCGGAGCACTTGAAGCGCCAGCGTCAGCAGCTGGGGATCTGA
- a CDS encoding diguanylate cyclase, translating to MNFVWISAVLGATVVVLIAAMVWRERSLRRQLAEQQVRIGSLTERQTALEKGDAERYKRSQYFARIGTWDWDVDTERLYWSDAIFGMFGFKIGEVVPSYALFCSCVHPEDRERVRAGELRCLETGENHDEEYRVVWPDGTIRWLRETGNVVKNAHDETIKMMGVVRDITEEKASASYLKHLAHFDPLTGLPNRLVLEERLSDALEQARISGTRVALVFIDLNGFKAINDRYGHAAGDRVLVTMATRLKRILRATDTVARIGGDEFVVILQGLPEGGNLQDEARVICQKIFVELSPPINIGSDHRHIGTSLGVAMFPDHAPSMDRLIHIADLAMYEAKRSGNNQYRLGGQVVGH from the coding sequence ATGAATTTCGTCTGGATCAGCGCAGTGCTTGGCGCAACGGTGGTCGTTCTGATCGCCGCGATGGTCTGGCGTGAGCGCTCGTTGCGCAGGCAATTGGCCGAACAGCAGGTGCGAATTGGCAGCTTGACCGAGCGGCAAACGGCCCTGGAGAAAGGCGACGCCGAACGCTACAAACGCAGCCAGTACTTTGCGCGTATCGGCACCTGGGACTGGGATGTCGACACCGAACGTCTGTATTGGTCCGACGCGATCTTTGGCATGTTCGGTTTCAAAATTGGCGAAGTCGTGCCTTCCTACGCGCTGTTTTGCAGTTGCGTACACCCTGAGGATCGCGAGCGGGTGCGCGCAGGCGAGTTGCGCTGCCTGGAAACCGGCGAAAACCATGATGAGGAATACCGGGTCGTCTGGCCGGACGGCACCATTCGCTGGCTGCGCGAAACCGGTAATGTGGTGAAGAACGCCCACGATGAAACCATCAAGATGATGGGCGTGGTGCGCGACATCACCGAGGAAAAAGCCTCCGCCAGCTACCTCAAGCACCTGGCCCATTTCGACCCGCTGACCGGGCTGCCCAATCGCCTGGTGCTCGAAGAACGGCTGTCCGATGCATTGGAACAGGCGCGCATCAGCGGTACTCGCGTGGCGCTGGTGTTCATCGACCTCAACGGTTTCAAGGCGATCAACGACCGTTACGGCCACGCCGCTGGCGACCGTGTGCTCGTCACCATGGCCACCCGCCTCAAGCGTATTCTGCGGGCCACCGACACCGTCGCGCGCATCGGTGGCGACGAATTCGTGGTGATCCTCCAGGGCTTGCCGGAGGGTGGCAATTTGCAGGATGAAGCCCGGGTGATCTGCCAGAAGATCTTCGTCGAGCTGTCGCCGCCCATCAACATCGGCAGTGACCACCGCCATATCGGCACCAGCCTGGGTGTGGCGATGTTCCCCGATCATGCGCCGAGCATGGATCGCCTGATCCATATTGCCGACCTGGCGATGTATGAGGCCAAGCGCAGTGGGAACAACCAGTATCGGTTGGGTGGGCAGGTGGTTGGGCATTGA
- a CDS encoding FKBP-type peptidyl-prolyl cis-trans isomerase, whose amino-acid sequence MNDELQIIDIEPGSGKAAVKGALITTQYRGWLEDGTEFDSSYSRGKPFQCVIGTGRVIKGWDQGLMGMQVGGKRKLRVPAHLAYGERTMGKITPNSNLVFEIELLEVLTRDD is encoded by the coding sequence ATGAACGACGAACTGCAAATCATCGACATCGAGCCGGGCAGCGGCAAAGCCGCCGTCAAGGGCGCGCTGATCACCACCCAGTACCGCGGCTGGCTGGAAGATGGCACCGAATTCGATTCCTCCTACAGCCGGGGCAAACCTTTCCAATGCGTGATCGGCACCGGACGGGTCATCAAAGGCTGGGACCAGGGCCTGATGGGCATGCAGGTTGGCGGCAAACGCAAATTACGGGTGCCGGCGCACCTGGCCTACGGCGAGCGCACCATGGGCAAGATCACGCCCAATTCCAACCTGGTTTTCGAGATTGAATTGCTGGAAGTGCTGACGCGGGACGATTGA
- a CDS encoding dihydrolipoamide acetyltransferase family protein codes for MGTHVIKMPDIGEGIAEVELSVWHVKVGDMVVEDQVLADVMTDKAMVDIPSPVHGKVISLGGVPGEVMAVGSVLISIEVEGAGNVKHAPQPEAVKEAAAPVVEAKVESKPVAAPAPVAKAPVAQGPMVAREADERPLASPAVRKHALDLGIQLRLVRGSGPAGRVLHDDLEAYLAQGQSNASSVPAAYAQRHDEEQIPVIGMRRKIAQRMQDATQRAAHFSYVEEIDVTAVEELRAHLNEKHGATRGKLTLLPFLVRALVVALRDFPQINARYDDEAQVITRLGAVHVGIATQADIGLMVPVVRHTEARSLWDNASEIARLANAARTGKASRDELSGSSITLTSLGALGGIVSTPVLNLPEVAIVGVNKIVERPMVIKGQVVIRKMMNLSSSFDHRVVDGMDAAQFIQAVRGLLEQPATLFVE; via the coding sequence ATGGGCACGCACGTTATCAAGATGCCGGACATTGGCGAAGGCATTGCAGAAGTTGAGTTGTCGGTGTGGCACGTCAAGGTTGGCGACATGGTCGTCGAGGACCAGGTGCTGGCCGATGTGATGACCGACAAGGCGATGGTCGACATCCCTTCGCCGGTGCACGGCAAGGTGATTTCGCTGGGCGGCGTGCCGGGCGAAGTCATGGCGGTCGGCAGTGTGCTGATCAGCATCGAGGTCGAAGGCGCGGGCAACGTCAAGCATGCGCCCCAGCCTGAAGCGGTCAAGGAAGCTGCGGCGCCGGTGGTAGAAGCCAAAGTGGAAAGCAAGCCGGTTGCGGCGCCTGCACCTGTCGCAAAAGCGCCGGTGGCCCAGGGGCCGATGGTGGCACGCGAAGCGGATGAACGCCCGCTGGCCTCCCCGGCCGTGCGCAAACACGCGCTGGACCTCGGTATCCAGCTACGCCTGGTGCGCGGCAGCGGCCCGGCCGGCCGCGTGCTGCATGACGACCTCGAAGCCTATCTGGCACAGGGTCAGTCCAATGCATCGAGCGTCCCTGCCGCTTATGCGCAGCGCCATGACGAAGAACAGATCCCGGTGATCGGCATGCGCCGCAAGATCGCCCAGCGCATGCAGGACGCCACCCAGCGTGCCGCGCACTTCAGTTATGTCGAGGAAATCGACGTGACGGCCGTGGAAGAACTGCGCGCTCACCTGAACGAAAAACATGGTGCAACGCGTGGCAAGCTGACCTTGCTGCCGTTCCTGGTCCGCGCACTGGTCGTGGCCCTGCGCGATTTCCCGCAGATCAACGCCCGCTACGACGACGAAGCCCAGGTCATCACCCGTCTGGGTGCCGTGCACGTGGGCATCGCCACCCAGGCCGACATCGGCTTGATGGTGCCGGTGGTGCGTCACACCGAGGCCCGCAGCCTGTGGGACAACGCCAGTGAAATCGCCCGCCTGGCCAACGCCGCGCGCACCGGCAAAGCCAGCCGCGATGAGTTGTCCGGCTCGAGCATCACCCTGACCAGCCTTGGCGCGCTGGGCGGCATCGTCAGCACACCGGTGCTGAACCTGCCGGAAGTGGCGATCGTCGGCGTGAACAAGATCGTCGAACGGCCGATGGTAATCAAAGGCCAGGTGGTGATCCGCAAGATGATGAACCTCTCCAGCTCGTTCGATCACCGGGTGGTCGATGGCATGGATGCGGCGCAATTCATCCAGGCCGTTCGTGGCCTGCTCGAACAACCCGCTACCCTGTTCGTGGAGTAA
- a CDS encoding putative DNA modification/repair radical SAM protein, with product MELIDKLSILADAAKYDASCASSGAPKRSSEGKSGLGATDGMGICHSYTPDGRCVSLLKVLLTNFCLYDCQYCVNRRSSDVPRARFTPEEVVKLTLDFYRRNCVSGLFLSSGIIRSADYTMEQLVRVAKLLREEHEFRGYIHLKTIPEADPALIEEAGRYADRLSVNIELPTNASLQTLAPEKQLGSIRQAMKTIYTGEQTVLNEPRAPRFAPAGQSTQMIVGADETDDSTILHSAQALYGNYKLRRVYYSAFSPIPNSPKSVPLAAPPLMREHRLYQADFLLRSYGYSAGELFKGPGHLALDIDPKLAWALANREVFPLDLNRAEATLIARIPGIGLRTTERLVELRRQRRIRYEDLARMRCVLTKAKPFFITSDYHPQQAEVTSDLLYQQMRDRPQPQQMGLWG from the coding sequence ATGGAACTCATCGACAAGCTCAGTATTCTCGCCGACGCCGCCAAGTACGACGCCTCCTGCGCCAGCAGCGGGGCGCCCAAGCGCAGTTCCGAGGGCAAGAGCGGGTTGGGGGCTACCGATGGCATGGGCATTTGTCACAGCTATACCCCGGATGGGCGTTGCGTGTCGTTGTTGAAGGTATTGCTGACCAACTTCTGCCTGTACGACTGCCAGTATTGCGTCAACCGCCGCTCCAGCGATGTGCCCCGGGCGCGGTTCACCCCGGAAGAAGTGGTGAAGCTGACTCTGGATTTCTACCGGCGCAATTGCGTCAGCGGCTTGTTTCTCAGTTCCGGGATCATCCGCTCGGCGGACTACACCATGGAACAACTGGTGCGTGTGGCGAAGCTGCTGCGCGAAGAGCACGAGTTTCGCGGCTACATCCACCTCAAGACCATTCCCGAAGCCGATCCGGCGTTGATCGAGGAAGCGGGGCGTTATGCCGATCGCTTGAGCGTGAACATCGAGTTGCCCACCAACGCCAGCCTGCAGACCCTGGCCCCGGAAAAACAGCTGGGCTCGATTCGCCAGGCGATGAAGACCATCTACACCGGCGAGCAGACCGTGCTCAACGAACCCCGGGCGCCCAGATTCGCACCGGCCGGGCAAAGCACGCAGATGATCGTCGGCGCGGACGAGACCGACGACAGCACCATCCTTCACAGTGCCCAGGCTTTGTACGGCAACTACAAGTTGCGCCGGGTGTATTACTCGGCCTTCAGCCCGATTCCCAACAGCCCGAAAAGCGTGCCCCTGGCCGCGCCGCCACTGATGCGCGAACACCGCTTGTACCAGGCGGATTTCCTCTTGCGCAGTTACGGGTACAGCGCCGGAGAGTTGTTCAAGGGCCCCGGACACCTGGCGCTGGACATTGATCCGAAGCTGGCCTGGGCGCTGGCGAACCGCGAGGTGTTTCCGCTGGACCTCAATCGTGCCGAGGCGACGCTGATCGCGCGGATCCCCGGCATCGGCCTGCGCACCACCGAACGACTGGTCGAGCTTCGCCGGCAACGGCGGATTCGTTACGAAGACCTGGCGCGCATGCGTTGCGTGCTGACCAAGGCCAAACCGTTTTTCATCACCAGCGACTACCACCCGCAGCAGGCCGAGGTCACCAGTGATCTGTTGTACCAGCAGATGCGCGACAGGCCGCAGCCGCAGCAAATGGGTTTGTGGGGATGA
- the lpdA gene encoding dihydrolipoyl dehydrogenase: MQTLNTTLLIIGGGPGGYVTAIRAGQLGIPTILVEGQALGGTCLNIGCIPSKALIHVAEQFHQTHQHNQHSALGISVGAPSLDIGKSVEWKDGIVDRLTTGVAALLKKNKVQVIQGWAKVIDGKTVEVGDQRIHCEHLVLATGSKSVNLPMLPIGGPIISSTEALAPKSLPKRLVVVGGGYIGLELGIAYRKLGAEVSVVEAQERILPAYDAELTQPVHEELKKLGVKLYLKHSVQGFDSNSNTLQVSDPNGDTLNLETDQVLVAVGRKPNTQGWNLEALNLEMNGASIKVDHRCQTSMRNVYAIGDLSGEPMLAHRAMAQGEMVAELISGKTREFSPTAIAAVCFTDPELVVVGKTPDQVKAASLDCIVANFPFAANGRAMTLESKSGFVRVVARRDNHLIVGWQAVGVGVSELSTAFAQSLEMGARLEDIAGTIHAHPTLGEAVQEAALRALGHALHL, from the coding sequence ATGCAGACTTTGAACACCACGCTGCTGATCATCGGCGGCGGCCCCGGCGGTTATGTGACGGCGATTCGCGCCGGTCAACTGGGCATCCCGACCATTCTGGTCGAGGGCCAGGCGCTGGGCGGCACCTGCCTGAACATCGGCTGCATCCCTTCCAAGGCGCTGATCCACGTGGCCGAGCAGTTCCACCAGACCCACCAGCACAACCAGCACTCGGCGCTGGGCATCAGCGTCGGCGCGCCGAGCCTGGATATCGGCAAGAGCGTGGAATGGAAGGACGGCATCGTCGATCGCCTGACGACTGGCGTGGCAGCGTTGCTGAAGAAAAACAAGGTCCAGGTGATCCAGGGCTGGGCCAAGGTCATCGACGGCAAGACCGTTGAAGTCGGCGACCAGCGTATTCACTGCGAACACCTGGTACTGGCTACCGGTTCGAAGAGCGTCAACCTGCCGATGCTGCCGATTGGCGGGCCGATTATCTCCTCCACCGAGGCCCTGGCGCCGAAGTCGCTGCCCAAGCGCCTGGTGGTGGTCGGTGGCGGTTACATCGGCCTGGAGCTGGGGATTGCCTATCGCAAGCTCGGTGCCGAGGTCAGCGTAGTCGAGGCCCAGGAGCGCATCCTGCCAGCCTACGATGCCGAACTGACCCAGCCGGTGCATGAGGAACTGAAGAAGCTTGGCGTGAAGCTTTACTTGAAGCATAGCGTGCAAGGCTTTGATTCTAATAGTAATACCCTGCAAGTCAGCGACCCGAATGGCGACACCTTGAACCTGGAAACCGATCAGGTGCTGGTGGCGGTCGGACGCAAGCCGAACACCCAGGGCTGGAATCTGGAAGCGCTGAACCTGGAGATGAACGGCGCGTCGATCAAGGTCGACCACCGGTGCCAGACCAGCATGCGCAACGTCTACGCCATTGGTGACCTGAGCGGCGAACCGATGCTCGCGCACCGGGCCATGGCCCAGGGCGAGATGGTCGCCGAGCTGATCAGCGGCAAGACCCGCGAGTTCAGCCCCACCGCCATCGCTGCCGTGTGCTTCACCGACCCGGAGCTGGTGGTGGTCGGCAAGACCCCGGACCAGGTCAAGGCCGCGAGCCTTGACTGCATCGTGGCGAACTTCCCGTTCGCGGCCAATGGCCGGGCCATGACCCTGGAGTCGAAAAGCGGCTTCGTGCGAGTGGTCGCTCGTCGCGACAATCATCTGATTGTCGGCTGGCAGGCAGTGGGCGTGGGCGTTTCGGAGTTGTCGACCGCCTTCGCGCAAAGCCTGGAAATGGGCGCCCGCCTGGAAGACATCGCCGGCACCATCCACGCGCACCCGACCCTGGGCGAAGCGGTGCAGGAAGCGGCGCTGCGGGCGTTGGGGCATGCGTTGCACCTTTAG
- a CDS encoding branched-chain amino acid aminotransferase — protein sequence MGNESINWDKLGFDYIKTDKRYLSYFRNGEWDKGTLTEDNVLHISEGSTALHYGQQCFEGLKAYRCKDGSINLFRPDQNAARMQRSCARLLMPHVSTEQFVEACKQVVRANERFIPPYGTGGALYLRPFVIGVGDNIGVRTAPEFIFSVFAIPVGAYFKGGLTPHNFQISTFDRAAPQGTGAAKVGGNYAASLMPGSQAKKAHFADAIYLDPLTHKKIEEVGSANFFGITHDNKFVTPNSPSVLPGITRLSLIELAKTRLGLEVVEGDVLIDKLSDFKEAGACGTAAVITPIGGISYNDHLHVFHSETEVGPITQKLYKELTGVQTGDIEAPAGWIVKV from the coding sequence ATGGGTAACGAAAGCATCAATTGGGACAAGTTGGGTTTTGACTATATCAAGACCGACAAGCGCTATCTGTCGTACTTTCGCAATGGCGAGTGGGACAAGGGCACCCTGACCGAAGATAACGTGCTGCACATCAGCGAAGGCTCCACCGCCCTGCACTACGGCCAGCAATGCTTCGAAGGCCTCAAGGCCTACCGTTGCAAGGACGGCTCGATCAACCTGTTCCGCCCGGACCAGAACGCCGCCCGCATGCAGCGCAGCTGCGCACGCCTGCTGATGCCGCACGTGTCCACCGAGCAGTTCGTCGAGGCCTGCAAGCAAGTGGTTCGCGCCAACGAGCGCTTCATCCCGCCTTACGGCACCGGCGGCGCGCTGTACCTGCGTCCGTTCGTGATCGGCGTGGGTGACAACATCGGCGTGCGTACCGCGCCGGAGTTCATCTTCTCGGTGTTCGCGATCCCGGTCGGCGCCTACTTCAAGGGCGGCCTGACCCCGCACAACTTCCAGATTTCCACCTTCGACCGCGCCGCGCCACAAGGCACCGGTGCTGCCAAAGTGGGTGGCAACTACGCCGCCAGCCTGATGCCAGGCTCCCAGGCCAAGAAAGCGCACTTCGCTGACGCCATCTACCTGGACCCACTGACCCACAAGAAGATCGAGGAAGTCGGTTCGGCCAACTTCTTCGGGATCACCCACGACAACAAGTTCGTCACCCCGAACTCGCCATCGGTCCTGCCAGGCATCACCCGCCTGTCGCTGATCGAACTGGCCAAGACCCGCCTGGGCCTGGAAGTGGTCGAAGGCGACGTGCTGATCGACAAGCTGTCGGACTTCAAGGAAGCCGGCGCCTGCGGTACCGCTGCGGTGATCACGCCGATCGGCGGCATCAGCTACAACGACCACCTGCACGTGTTCCACAGCGAAACCGAAGTCGGCCCGATCACCCAGAAGCTCTACAAAGAGCTGACCGGCGTGCAAACCGGCGACATCGAAGCGCCAGCGGGTTGGATCGTCAAGGTTTGA
- a CDS encoding D-cysteine desulfhydrase family protein: MYTPLDQALSAFARTELLQGPTPIQRAERLERLLGLDTQKIGLYLKRDDHMSLGGGGNKLRKLEFHLGAAQQAGVDTVITVGGLQSNHARLTAAACASRGMACELILTRSVPKADVDYELNGNVLLDQLFGAQLQVLAAGTDALANAEARAAHLRDSGHRVLVIPMGGSTPLGSLGYARCAAEIAGQESELGLTFDQIVVPNGSAGTHAGLAAGFQLLERGTSIVKSYSVLSDRHLSAIRTLNLTLDTLALLGSQARLTDADIVIDGSQLGQGYGLPTHAMQDAVRLMARAEGLLIDPVYSGKAFAGLLADLRQGRFRPGDNVLFVMTGGTPGLYAYRETLQA, from the coding sequence ATGTACACCCCACTGGACCAGGCCCTGAGTGCCTTTGCCCGAACCGAGCTGCTGCAAGGCCCGACGCCCATCCAGCGGGCCGAACGGCTGGAACGGCTTTTAGGCCTGGATACCCAGAAAATCGGTCTGTATCTCAAGCGTGACGACCACATGTCGCTGGGCGGTGGCGGCAACAAATTGCGCAAACTTGAGTTCCATCTCGGCGCCGCACAGCAGGCTGGGGTCGATACCGTCATTACGGTCGGGGGCCTCCAGTCCAACCATGCGCGCCTGACCGCTGCGGCCTGCGCCAGCCGGGGCATGGCCTGTGAATTGATACTGACGCGCTCGGTCCCCAAAGCCGATGTCGATTACGAACTCAACGGCAACGTATTGCTCGACCAATTGTTCGGCGCTCAGCTGCAGGTGCTCGCCGCAGGCACCGACGCGCTGGCCAACGCCGAAGCACGCGCTGCGCACCTGCGTGATTCAGGGCACCGGGTTTTGGTGATCCCCATGGGCGGTTCCACGCCCCTGGGCAGCCTCGGCTATGCCCGCTGCGCCGCAGAGATCGCAGGCCAGGAAAGCGAACTGGGCCTTACCTTCGACCAGATCGTCGTGCCAAACGGCAGCGCAGGCACCCACGCCGGCCTGGCTGCCGGTTTCCAGCTGCTGGAACGCGGTACTTCGATCGTCAAGTCCTACTCGGTGCTGTCGGACCGGCACCTGTCGGCGATCCGAACCCTGAACCTGACACTGGACACCCTGGCCTTGCTCGGCAGCCAGGCCAGACTGACGGACGCAGATATCGTCATCGACGGCAGCCAATTGGGCCAGGGCTACGGCCTGCCGACCCACGCCATGCAGGACGCCGTCCGCCTGATGGCCCGCGCCGAAGGCCTGCTGATCGACCCGGTCTACTCCGGCAAAGCCTTCGCCGGCCTGCTGGCCGACCTGCGCCAAGGGCGCTTCCGCCCCGGCGACAACGTGCTGTTCGTCATGACGGGCGGCACACCGGGGCTGTATGCCTATCGGGAAACGCTTCAGGCCTGA
- a CDS encoding alpha-ketoacid dehydrogenase subunit beta → MNDHNNNIALDTAMTTTTMTMIQALRSAMDVMLERDDNVVVFGQDVGYFGGVFRCTEGLQSKYGTSRVFDAPISESGIVGTAVGMGAYGLRPVVEIQFADYVYPAYDQIISEAARLRYRSAGEFTAPLTLRMPCGGGIYGGQTHSQSIEALFTQVCGLRTVMPSNPYDAKGLLIASIENDDPVIFLEPKRLYNGPFDGHHERPVTPWSKHPAAQVPDGYYTVPLDVAAIARPGKDVTILTYGTTVYVSQVAAEESGVDAEVIDLRSLWPLDLETITKSVKKTGRCVIVHEATRTCGFGAELAALVQEHCFHHLEAPIERVTGWDTPYPHAQEWAYFPGPSRVVAALHRVMEV, encoded by the coding sequence ATGAACGATCACAACAACAATATTGCGCTGGATACCGCCATGACCACGACCACCATGACCATGATCCAGGCCCTGCGCTCGGCCATGGATGTGATGCTTGAGCGTGACGACAATGTCGTGGTGTTCGGTCAGGACGTCGGCTACTTCGGCGGCGTGTTCCGTTGTACCGAAGGCCTGCAGAGCAAATACGGCACCTCGCGGGTGTTCGACGCGCCGATCTCCGAAAGCGGCATCGTCGGCACCGCCGTGGGCATGGGCGCCTACGGCCTGCGCCCGGTGGTGGAAATCCAGTTCGCCGACTACGTGTACCCAGCCTACGACCAGATCATTTCCGAAGCGGCGCGCCTGCGTTACCGCTCGGCCGGCGAGTTCACCGCGCCGCTGACCCTGCGCATGCCCTGCGGCGGCGGCATCTACGGCGGCCAGACCCACAGCCAGAGCATCGAGGCGCTGTTCACCCAGGTGTGTGGCCTGCGCACCGTGATGCCGTCCAACCCCTATGACGCCAAGGGCCTTTTGATCGCCTCCATCGAAAACGATGACCCGGTGATCTTCCTGGAGCCCAAGCGCCTATACAACGGCCCGTTCGATGGCCACCACGAACGCCCGGTCACCCCGTGGTCGAAACACCCCGCCGCCCAGGTACCGGACGGTTACTACACCGTACCGCTGGACGTGGCCGCCATCGCCCGCCCGGGCAAGGACGTGACCATCCTGACCTACGGCACCACGGTGTATGTGTCGCAAGTCGCCGCCGAAGAAAGCGGCGTCGATGCCGAAGTCATCGACCTGCGCAGCCTGTGGCCGCTGGACCTGGAAACCATCACCAAGTCGGTGAAGAAAACCGGCCGCTGCGTGATCGTCCACGAAGCGACCCGCACCTGCGGTTTTGGCGCCGAACTGGCAGCCCTGGTGCAGGAACACTGCTTCCACCACCTGGAAGCGCCGATCGAACGCGTCACCGGTTGGGACACCCCCTACCCGCACGCTCAAGAGTGGGCGTATTTCCCTGGCCCGTCCCGTGTGGTCGCGGCTTTGCATCGGGTCATGGAGGTCTGA
- a CDS encoding TIGR03915 family putative DNA repair protein, with protein sequence MIHLDCADLFDTWRQQARWLLSHGVDPSRASWAREEVADLFASDEPLPADLGPFQARIPRTLLDTLEQASHYRGDQRWSLLYEVLWRVSHGDRTAMMAGDRLGSELQRRIKQIRRESHHLHAFVRFVALPENPGPHYVAWHEPAHDILHSASEHFIGRMGRHRWLIATPRDGVYYDGEQLIYQRECPLEWQQLAQNVDDPHGDMWLTYYSHIFNPARLNPKVMQGHLPTRFWKNLPEGALIPGLITQARTGKQQDGQASGIKGRAGKRIVHEGRG encoded by the coding sequence ATGATCCACCTCGATTGCGCCGACCTGTTCGACACCTGGCGCCAGCAGGCGCGCTGGCTGTTGAGCCATGGCGTGGACCCCAGTCGGGCCAGTTGGGCACGTGAAGAGGTGGCAGACCTGTTCGCCAGTGATGAACCCTTGCCGGCGGACCTGGGGCCGTTTCAGGCGCGAATCCCGCGAACGTTGCTCGATACGTTGGAACAGGCGTCGCATTATCGCGGTGATCAACGCTGGAGTCTGTTGTACGAGGTGCTGTGGCGAGTCAGCCATGGCGACCGCACGGCGATGATGGCGGGGGATCGGCTTGGCAGTGAATTACAGAGAAGAATCAAGCAGATACGACGTGAATCTCATCATCTACATGCATTTGTGCGCTTCGTCGCCTTGCCGGAAAACCCCGGGCCGCATTACGTGGCGTGGCATGAGCCGGCCCATGACATCCTGCACAGCGCCAGCGAACATTTCATCGGCCGCATGGGCCGCCACCGCTGGCTGATCGCTACGCCTCGGGATGGGGTTTACTACGACGGTGAGCAACTGATCTACCAGCGCGAGTGCCCGCTGGAGTGGCAGCAACTGGCGCAGAACGTTGACGATCCTCACGGCGACATGTGGTTGACCTACTACAGCCACATCTTCAACCCGGCGCGGCTGAACCCGAAGGTCATGCAGGGCCATCTGCCGACCCGGTTCTGGAAGAACCTGCCCGAAGGTGCGCTGATTCCCGGTTTGATCACTCAAGCGCGTACCGGCAAGCAGCAGGACGGCCAGGCGAGCGGAATCAAGGGCAGGGCGGGGAAGCGGATTGTGCATGAGGGGCGTGGGTGA